The following are encoded in a window of Flavobacterium psychrotrophum genomic DNA:
- a CDS encoding glycoside hydrolase family 31 protein encodes MKELFLSLCFCSVSTFAQSFQKTKTGIKTTANGNSIEIQFYDPSIVRVIKVPDSNTYVKESLSVVLSPAKTAFKASGSANIVTVLSEKVKVTLDLTTGKVGFASVSDTGLLEEKTNGTAFTPFNDNGTATYTVSQSFVLEKEEPIYGLGQHQSGTLNQRNQKYHLEQGNVEDAITFFQSVKGYGIFWDNYAPTEFTDDPDCTTFTSQVGDAVDYYFMYGGNADGVIANMRKLTGEVPLFPLWTYGYWQSRERYKSQAELVEVVKKYRELGVPLDGIIQDWQYWGNNYLWNAMDFLNPEFPDGKKMVQDVHNLNAHMIISIWSSFGPNTKQYGDMDAKGMLFNIRTWPESGSEIWPPKMDYPSGVRVYDAYNPEARDIYWEHANNGLFATGIDGWWMDSTEPDHFHPNDADYNTKTFLGSFRKVRNAYPLMTVGGMYDHQRKTTSDKRVFILTRSAFAGQQRYGANTWSGDTGSSWDALRKQIPAGLNFSLSGIPHWNADIGGFFAGEYKKGKYADKGAQNPLYQELYVRWLQFGTFTPMMRSHGTDIPREIYQFGKKGEPIFDAIEKFINLRYTLLPYIYATSWQVSAHQSTFMRALSMDFAQDKKGWDINNEYMFGKSILVAPIVNARYTPEAVVNVNEESGWNKQTAIENNAQAGVDFTAEKTANVYLPAGPSWYDFWTGEKINGGQEINVKTKIDMIPLYIKAGSILPIAPLMQYATEKKWDDLEIRLYPGADGTFVLYEDEFDNYNYEKGAYTEIAFSWNDKTKKLTIGNRKGAYNGMLQNRKFRVLLPSGEEKTVNYNGKKITLSF; translated from the coding sequence ATGAAAGAGTTATTTTTATCGCTGTGTTTTTGCAGTGTAAGCACATTTGCGCAATCCTTTCAAAAAACCAAAACGGGTATTAAAACTACCGCAAATGGCAATAGTATAGAAATACAGTTTTACGACCCCTCAATAGTGCGGGTTATTAAAGTTCCTGATAGTAATACCTATGTGAAAGAGAGCCTGTCGGTTGTATTATCACCTGCAAAAACTGCCTTTAAGGCGTCCGGATCCGCCAACATTGTTACTGTATTGTCAGAAAAAGTTAAGGTAACCCTGGATCTTACAACAGGTAAGGTGGGTTTTGCATCTGTTTCTGACACAGGATTACTTGAAGAAAAAACGAACGGAACCGCATTTACACCATTTAACGATAACGGTACAGCAACTTATACTGTTTCCCAATCCTTTGTATTAGAAAAAGAGGAGCCTATTTATGGGCTGGGCCAGCACCAAAGCGGAACGCTCAACCAGCGAAACCAAAAGTACCACCTTGAGCAGGGTAATGTGGAAGATGCCATCACGTTTTTCCAATCGGTTAAGGGATATGGTATATTTTGGGATAATTATGCACCAACTGAATTTACCGATGACCCTGACTGTACCACATTTACATCGCAGGTGGGCGATGCTGTAGATTACTATTTTATGTATGGCGGCAATGCTGACGGGGTTATAGCAAACATGAGGAAACTTACAGGTGAGGTGCCCTTATTCCCATTATGGACCTACGGCTACTGGCAGAGCAGGGAGCGCTACAAAAGCCAGGCAGAACTGGTTGAGGTAGTAAAAAAATACAGGGAACTGGGTGTGCCACTGGATGGTATTATCCAAGACTGGCAATACTGGGGCAATAACTATTTGTGGAATGCCATGGATTTCCTTAACCCCGAGTTTCCTGATGGGAAAAAAATGGTGCAGGATGTACATAACCTTAATGCCCATATGATAATTTCCATATGGTCTTCCTTTGGTCCCAATACCAAACAATACGGCGACATGGATGCTAAGGGGATGCTATTTAACATCAGGACCTGGCCGGAATCGGGTTCGGAGATATGGCCGCCAAAGATGGATTATCCTTCCGGGGTAAGGGTTTATGATGCTTATAACCCCGAAGCCCGTGATATCTACTGGGAACATGCAAACAATGGCTTATTTGCTACGGGTATAGACGGCTGGTGGATGGATTCCACAGAACCCGACCATTTCCATCCCAATGATGCCGATTACAATACAAAAACCTTCCTGGGATCTTTCCGTAAAGTGCGTAATGCTTACCCATTGATGACAGTAGGGGGGATGTACGACCATCAGCGTAAGACAACGTCAGACAAACGGGTGTTTATCCTGACGCGTTCTGCTTTTGCTGGCCAGCAACGCTATGGTGCCAATACGTGGTCGGGCGATACAGGTTCAAGCTGGGATGCATTACGGAAACAAATACCGGCAGGGTTAAATTTTTCACTTTCTGGCATACCGCATTGGAATGCCGATATAGGGGGCTTCTTTGCAGGCGAATATAAAAAAGGGAAGTATGCCGATAAGGGCGCCCAAAACCCGTTGTATCAGGAATTATACGTCCGCTGGCTGCAATTCGGCACCTTTACCCCAATGATGCGTTCGCATGGTACCGATATTCCAAGGGAGATTTACCAGTTTGGAAAAAAGGGAGAACCCATATTTGATGCAATAGAGAAGTTTATAAACCTGCGCTACACACTCCTGCCGTATATTTATGCTACCTCGTGGCAGGTTAGCGCACACCAGTCTACCTTTATGCGTGCCTTGTCTATGGACTTCGCGCAAGATAAAAAAGGGTGGGATATAAACAATGAATACATGTTTGGCAAATCCATCCTTGTAGCGCCTATAGTCAACGCCCGGTATACACCTGAGGCTGTGGTTAACGTAAATGAAGAAAGCGGCTGGAACAAACAAACAGCTATCGAAAATAATGCCCAGGCAGGTGTTGACTTCACAGCCGAAAAAACTGCTAACGTATACCTTCCGGCAGGTCCCTCATGGTATGACTTTTGGACGGGCGAAAAAATAAACGGAGGACAGGAAATCAATGTGAAGACAAAAATTGACATGATACCGCTGTATATTAAGGCAGGCAGCATACTACCCATTGCCCCACTGATGCAATATGCAACAGAAAAAAAATGGGATGACCTGGAGATAAGGCTATACCCTGGTGCAGATGGCACATTTGTACTGTATGAAGATGAGTTTGACAACTATAATTATGAAAAGGGCGCTTATACAGAGATAGCTTTTTCATGGAATGACAAGACAAAGAAACTTACCATCGGCAACCGAAAGGGCGCTTATAATGGGATGCTTCAAAACAGGAAATTCAGGGTGCTGCTGCCTTCCGGAGAAGAGAAAACTGTAAATTACAACGGCAAAAAAATTACCCTTTCATTTTAG
- a CDS encoding alpha-L-fucosidase, translating into MHRRDLLKGGTALLSALVLEKIVAGPLIDTGLFDMPFEPLAKGPFKPTWESLQGYTVPDWYKNAKFGIWAHWGPQCQPEAGDWYARNMYMEGSWQYEYHIKKYGHPSVFGFKDVINEWKAENWNPDELVSLYKSAGAQYFMALANHHDNLDLYDSKYQKNWNSTKVGPKKDIIGAWAKAAKENGLPFGVSVHAAHTWSWLETAQRSDKKGSYAGVTYDGKLTKKDGKGEWWDGLDPQELYEQNHPLSENSFDDGMIHRQWNWGNGVTPPSKEYCEKFYNRTIDLINKYNPDLIYFDDTALPLWPVSDAGLRIAAHMYNKSIKDNGTLKAVITGKILDEGQRKAMVWDIERGQSNAIEPLTWQTDTCIGQWHYDRGVYERKEYKTAQTVIHTLIDVVSKNGNLMLNIPMRGDGTIDELERKIVEEIGVWMRANSESIYGTHPWKIFGEGPAQEGAAALTAQGFNEGKGEPFTDKDVRFVVKGNDLFATVMGWPSSGEVLIKSLHLGNPYRESKISSVRLVATNDSLKFEQTGEGLKVYFPKSKPVAPYANPLILN; encoded by the coding sequence ATGCATAGACGGGATTTACTTAAAGGCGGTACAGCACTATTGTCTGCCCTGGTTTTAGAAAAAATTGTGGCAGGGCCACTAATTGATACAGGCCTTTTTGATATGCCTTTTGAACCTCTGGCTAAAGGGCCTTTTAAACCCACATGGGAGTCCTTACAGGGATATACAGTCCCAGATTGGTACAAGAATGCAAAGTTCGGCATATGGGCGCATTGGGGGCCACAGTGCCAGCCCGAGGCAGGTGACTGGTACGCCCGGAATATGTACATGGAGGGCAGTTGGCAGTATGAATATCATATTAAAAAATACGGGCATCCATCGGTTTTTGGTTTTAAGGATGTCATCAACGAATGGAAGGCCGAAAACTGGAATCCTGATGAATTGGTATCGTTATATAAAAGTGCCGGTGCACAGTACTTTATGGCACTGGCAAACCATCATGATAACCTTGACCTTTATGACAGTAAATACCAGAAAAACTGGAATTCAACCAAAGTGGGGCCTAAGAAGGACATTATAGGGGCCTGGGCAAAGGCAGCCAAAGAAAACGGGTTGCCGTTTGGCGTAAGCGTACATGCTGCGCATACCTGGAGCTGGCTTGAAACGGCACAGCGGTCAGACAAAAAAGGGTCTTATGCAGGCGTAACTTATGATGGGAAACTGACGAAAAAAGACGGTAAAGGCGAATGGTGGGATGGCCTGGATCCTCAGGAATTATATGAGCAAAATCACCCGCTGAGTGAAAACAGCTTTGATGACGGTATGATACACAGGCAATGGAACTGGGGCAATGGCGTCACACCACCCAGCAAAGAGTACTGCGAAAAATTTTACAACCGTACCATTGACCTGATCAACAAATACAATCCTGACCTCATTTACTTTGATGATACTGCATTGCCGCTGTGGCCGGTAAGTGATGCTGGACTGCGCATTGCTGCACATATGTACAACAAGAGTATTAAAGATAACGGGACGCTTAAAGCCGTAATCACAGGCAAAATACTGGACGAAGGCCAGCGTAAAGCCATGGTGTGGGATATTGAGCGCGGGCAGAGTAATGCCATTGAGCCCCTTACCTGGCAAACCGATACCTGCATAGGGCAGTGGCATTATGACAGGGGTGTTTATGAGCGTAAAGAATATAAAACCGCACAAACAGTAATACATACACTTATAGACGTTGTGAGTAAAAACGGCAATCTTATGCTTAATATTCCCATGAGAGGTGATGGCACTATCGATGAGCTGGAGCGCAAAATAGTGGAAGAAATTGGTGTGTGGATGCGTGCAAACAGCGAAAGTATCTACGGTACCCATCCATGGAAAATATTTGGAGAAGGTCCTGCGCAGGAGGGGGCTGCAGCCTTAACCGCCCAGGGCTTTAACGAAGGAAAGGGCGAGCCGTTTACCGATAAAGACGTTCGCTTTGTTGTAAAAGGGAACGACCTCTTTGCCACAGTAATGGGGTGGCCGTCCTCTGGTGAAGTGCTGATAAAAAGTTTACACTTGGGCAATCCCTACCGCGAATCAAAAATTAGCAGCGTCCGGTTGGTTGCCACTAATGATTCGCTGAAATTTGAGCAGACAGGGGAAGGGTTGAAGGTGTACTTTCCGAAAAGTAAACCTGTGGCGCCGTATGCGAATCCTTTAATATTAAATTAA
- a CDS encoding carbohydrate kinase family protein: MSNNRKIKAVSFGEVLWDVFADGKKIGGAPLNLALRMQSLGCEAAMVSAIGKDTDGEEIISYVQEKGLDTTGIITVEGYPTGLVQVYVNERGSASYEISYPSAWDKIVLTPNVFNLVREADVMIYGSLACRDAVSKESLLKLLEIDGYKVFDVNLRPPHYEIDTLLELMKKADFIKFNDEELIEIAGKLGSHAKLLEDNMEFIAKKTGSKAICVTKGKHGAILLWEGKLYSNNGYVVKVVDTVGAGDSFLATLIMKLLVKETPQKALDYACAMGALVAAATGANPDISTEQIEELTISVS, encoded by the coding sequence ATGAGCAATAATAGAAAAATAAAAGCAGTATCTTTTGGAGAGGTACTTTGGGACGTATTTGCTGACGGGAAAAAAATTGGCGGGGCTCCCCTTAACCTGGCCTTAAGGATGCAAAGCCTGGGCTGTGAAGCCGCAATGGTAAGTGCAATTGGAAAAGATACTGATGGTGAAGAGATTATCAGTTATGTACAAGAAAAGGGCTTGGATACTACAGGCATTATAACAGTTGAAGGTTATCCTACCGGGCTGGTACAGGTCTACGTGAACGAGCGTGGCAGTGCCAGTTATGAAATCAGCTATCCATCAGCTTGGGATAAAATCGTACTTACACCGAATGTCTTTAATTTGGTACGGGAAGCTGATGTGATGATTTACGGAAGCCTTGCCTGCCGTGACGCAGTGTCGAAAGAAAGTTTATTGAAGCTATTGGAAATAGACGGCTATAAAGTTTTTGATGTGAATCTCAGGCCCCCACACTACGAAATTGATACCCTTTTGGAATTGATGAAAAAAGCTGATTTCATTAAGTTCAACGACGAAGAGCTAATTGAAATTGCAGGCAAACTAGGTTCTCACGCTAAGCTTTTGGAAGATAATATGGAGTTTATTGCAAAAAAAACAGGCTCCAAAGCGATTTGTGTTACTAAGGGTAAGCATGGTGCGATACTATTGTGGGAAGGCAAATTGTATAGCAATAATGGCTACGTAGTAAAAGTGGTTGACACTGTTGGTGCCGGTGACTCATTCCTGGCGACGCTGATAATGAAACTTCTTGTTAAGGAAACGCCCCAGAAAGCATTGGATTATGCTTGTGCTATGGGAGCTTTGGTAGCCGCCGCGACCGGGGCAAATCCAGACATTAGTACTGAACAAATTGAAGAGTTGACTATAAGTGTAAGTTAA
- a CDS encoding glycoside hydrolase family 32 protein, with product MKFKYIYFLPAFVMALTSCNDDDTYIGGSVMGGETAISSIYPTPPSQWMGGGDPYFSAGYTGDPMPFYEDGTFHVYFLHDAINKPAGKGFHDIHEYSTTDLAHFDYKGQMVPYGSQDEPDFGVGTGSVIKVGGTYYFYYTGHNDIAAFRATNPRESVLLATSTDRIHWTKQTSFKITAPAGYYDYDFRDPHVFQNPDDGKYWMLVSTQTDPARKAVLLKFTSDNPASGSWTPAGSFYTTAPEDNYLMMECADIFKMGSYWYLTFSENWSISKGTHYRMATSINGPWIKPANDMLDGEYFYAAKTASDGNKRYAFGWTARKAPENDTGGKEWAGNLVVHEIIQNADGTLGLKAPDAVSEHFTQSSAIALQNTSGNVTQGNNTFNLNAASDDALATFAPVGKKIKASAQITLNNTSGSAGFFFNVSSNAYYRIVFEPQQNRIAAYNSNGDEVTHVPFNIQAGTAYNLTVIADGSICEVYVDGKTVLSNRIYGRDQQIWGLIATDGAAATFSGLEIKKP from the coding sequence ATGAAATTTAAATATATATACTTCTTGCCTGCATTTGTTATGGCGCTAACCTCGTGCAATGATGACGATACCTACATCGGGGGTTCTGTAATGGGCGGGGAAACAGCCATCAGCAGCATATACCCCACACCACCCTCACAATGGATGGGGGGTGGTGATCCTTACTTTAGCGCAGGCTACACCGGAGACCCAATGCCGTTTTATGAAGATGGTACGTTCCATGTGTATTTTCTGCATGATGCTATAAACAAACCGGCGGGTAAGGGCTTTCACGATATACACGAATATTCTACTACAGACCTGGCGCATTTTGACTATAAAGGCCAGATGGTGCCCTATGGCAGCCAGGACGAACCCGACTTTGGCGTGGGTACAGGATCTGTTATAAAAGTAGGCGGCACGTATTATTTTTACTATACAGGGCATAATGATATAGCAGCTTTCCGTGCCACTAACCCACGCGAAAGTGTGCTGTTAGCCACCAGTACCGATCGGATACACTGGACGAAGCAAACATCATTCAAGATAACGGCCCCGGCAGGTTATTATGATTATGACTTCCGTGACCCCCATGTTTTCCAGAACCCTGATGATGGCAAATACTGGATGCTGGTAAGTACACAAACCGACCCTGCACGGAAGGCCGTACTGCTTAAATTTACATCGGATAACCCGGCAAGCGGCAGCTGGACACCCGCAGGATCTTTCTATACTACTGCACCGGAAGACAATTACCTCATGATGGAATGTGCCGACATATTTAAAATGGGTAGCTATTGGTACCTGACTTTCAGCGAAAACTGGAGCATTAGTAAAGGAACCCACTACCGTATGGCTACTTCTATAAACGGCCCCTGGATAAAACCGGCAAACGATATGCTTGACGGCGAATATTTTTATGCTGCAAAAACTGCTTCAGATGGGAACAAGCGCTATGCTTTTGGATGGACAGCCCGTAAAGCGCCTGAAAATGATACGGGAGGTAAAGAATGGGCAGGCAACCTTGTAGTACATGAAATCATCCAGAATGCTGACGGTACACTTGGCCTGAAAGCTCCGGATGCCGTAAGCGAGCACTTTACGCAATCATCAGCTATTGCCCTGCAAAATACATCCGGTAACGTAACACAGGGTAATAATACATTTAACTTAAATGCTGCAAGCGATGACGCCTTAGCAACGTTTGCCCCGGTAGGTAAAAAAATAAAAGCTTCGGCACAAATTACCCTGAATAATACTTCAGGTTCGGCAGGTTTTTTCTTTAATGTGAGCAGCAATGCATATTATAGAATTGTATTCGAGCCGCAGCAAAACCGTATAGCAGCTTATAACAGCAACGGAGATGAAGTTACACACGTACCTTTTAACATTCAGGCTGGCACGGCTTACAACCTTACGGTTATAGCGGATGGTAGTATTTGCGAAGTTTATGTAGACGGAAAAACGGTATTAAGTAACCGTATTTACGGCCGCGACCAACAGATCTGGGGACTTATAGCTACTGATGGTGCAGCTGCCACTTTTAGTGGATTGGAAATTAAAAAACCATAA
- a CDS encoding DUF4960 domain-containing protein: MKTIYKTSLVAGILLLFVTLFSCEDSFDNTGFNTNAAVSITSFSIAGTEGDINQGTGVVNVIVPYGTDITSQVAIIGLPDGADINIDFSQAMNFTQAISFRVVNGNLYKDYTVNVSVASPIISFKINDIAASINNTSHTILLTLPLGTDLTALQPVIELSEGVSISPASGSTIDFTNPVIFTVNTATSSVDYTATVSVPVEGLTVAFLGTAATREAISNMDEKTACDWLFDNYQGAQYLSFAQINSGADISGIDVIWWHYDSAQNLPSIALNPAVTTALQTYKANGGNLLLTTFASQYVDALGIVPPGKGPNNVFGDFPPNGGVDTNSWGITFAGHEGHPIFQNLETFEGNKANLLQNGTFRLNHTAWWFLPEWGGYGDGAGWRNQTGGINLASEPWDTGLNGRVVIAEWGDTDKNVVVISLGAYDWYNEPDANGNPSQANGYINNIQTLTLNSINYLINN, encoded by the coding sequence ATGAAAACAATATATAAAACCAGTTTGGTAGCAGGAATCCTGCTGCTTTTTGTGACACTGTTTTCCTGCGAAGACAGTTTTGATAATACAGGGTTTAATACCAACGCAGCCGTGAGCATTACATCTTTTAGCATTGCGGGTACTGAAGGTGACATTAACCAGGGCACAGGGGTTGTAAATGTGATAGTACCTTATGGGACTGATATTACAAGCCAGGTAGCTATTATAGGCCTGCCTGACGGAGCCGATATTAATATAGATTTCAGCCAGGCCATGAATTTTACACAAGCGATCAGCTTTAGGGTGGTAAACGGGAATCTCTACAAAGATTATACTGTAAACGTATCAGTGGCTTCGCCTATTATCAGCTTCAAGATTAACGATATTGCGGCAAGCATAAATAATACCTCCCATACCATATTGCTCACCCTGCCTTTAGGTACAGACCTCACGGCACTACAACCCGTAATAGAACTGAGTGAAGGTGTAAGCATATCGCCAGCTTCAGGCAGCACCATCGATTTTACAAACCCTGTAATATTTACAGTAAATACGGCCACAAGCTCTGTAGACTATACTGCTACGGTAAGCGTACCTGTGGAAGGCCTTACCGTTGCATTCTTGGGTACTGCAGCAACGCGCGAAGCGATAAGCAATATGGATGAGAAAACCGCGTGTGATTGGCTCTTTGACAATTACCAGGGTGCACAGTACTTGTCCTTCGCCCAGATTAACTCAGGTGCTGATATCAGTGGAATTGATGTTATATGGTGGCACTATGACAGCGCACAAAACCTGCCTTCTATTGCTTTAAACCCTGCTGTAACCACAGCCCTGCAAACGTACAAGGCTAATGGAGGCAACCTGCTGCTTACCACTTTTGCCAGCCAATATGTAGATGCCCTGGGTATCGTACCACCGGGTAAAGGGCCAAACAATGTGTTTGGTGACTTCCCTCCGAATGGAGGCGTAGATACCAACTCTTGGGGTATCACCTTTGCGGGACACGAAGGCCACCCTATCTTCCAGAACCTGGAAACCTTTGAAGGGAATAAGGCAAATTTGTTACAAAATGGCACTTTCAGGCTTAACCATACCGCCTGGTGGTTTTTACCAGAATGGGGAGGTTATGGCGATGGTGCCGGCTGGAGGAACCAAACGGGCGGTATAAACCTCGCCAGCGAGCCTTGGGATACCGGACTCAATGGTCGTGTGGTCATTGCTGAATGGGGCGACACCGACAAAAATGTAGTAGTAATCTCATTGGGTGCCTATGACTGGTATAACGAACCTGATGCTAATGGTAATCCAAGCCAGGCGAATGGGTATATAAATAATATCCAAACCCTTACACTAAACAGCATTAATTACCTCATTAATAATTAA
- a CDS encoding RagB/SusD family nutrient uptake outer membrane protein, with protein sequence MKKTIYIAGLLGLMLTASCSDFLDNDPRGVLDEEQLVTPENVDGFITAAYSALGNDHYDTPFSLWPYGNVRSDDAYKGGSGTNDIQDFHFFEISNNIRPDFGELDALWYQHYVGVSRCNKALRALEQLNEAEYPLKQQRIGEMKFIRGHFYFMLKILYRNVPYITEDIPVENYGQISNTALNNEELWEAIAQNFEDAADLLPDSQTQVGRADKAAAYAYLAKVRLYQAYTQDDNYNVTGVNQEHMQQVLEATSHVIGMASLEPDFANNFLPGQYENGPESVFSIQFSENDGTLYGRLNYGDVLSLPQGLGCCDFHKPSQNLVNAYKTAANGIPMFDTYNDADLDYHALNDYTVDPRLYHTVALPGLPWKYDPETTYVEAWVRSPGTYGYTASLKENVPVGCGCTVNIDPFYGNAKNRIQIRYADVLLMRAEALIETGQQDEALVLINEVRNRAANSTGLISGYATNTNISPYINGQNCTWTQDFARKALRWERRLEFAMEGSRFFDLVRWGVADEVMNAYYAEEKTKRAYYNDAFFDRNREEYCPIPLAQINFSQGVYHQNPGY encoded by the coding sequence ATGAAAAAGACAATATATATTGCAGGCCTGCTCGGCCTGATGCTTACTGCTTCGTGTAGTGATTTTCTCGACAATGACCCACGTGGGGTATTGGACGAAGAGCAGCTTGTAACCCCTGAAAATGTAGATGGCTTTATTACAGCGGCCTATTCGGCACTGGGTAATGACCACTACGATACCCCTTTCAGCCTTTGGCCTTATGGAAATGTGCGAAGCGATGATGCCTACAAAGGCGGCAGCGGTACAAATGACATACAGGATTTCCACTTTTTTGAAATATCAAATAACATCCGCCCTGATTTTGGCGAACTGGATGCGCTTTGGTACCAGCACTATGTTGGGGTTTCAAGGTGTAATAAAGCACTTAGGGCTTTGGAACAGCTTAATGAAGCCGAATATCCGCTAAAACAGCAGCGCATTGGTGAAATGAAATTTATCCGTGGTCATTTCTATTTCATGCTGAAGATACTATACCGCAATGTGCCTTATATCACAGAAGATATTCCGGTAGAAAACTATGGGCAGATCAGTAATACCGCATTAAACAATGAGGAACTCTGGGAAGCAATAGCGCAAAACTTTGAAGATGCTGCGGATTTGCTGCCCGATAGCCAAACCCAGGTGGGCAGGGCCGATAAAGCTGCCGCATATGCCTACCTTGCCAAGGTACGCCTTTATCAGGCTTATACACAGGACGACAACTACAACGTAACCGGAGTTAACCAGGAACACATGCAACAGGTACTGGAAGCTACAAGCCATGTAATCGGTATGGCAAGCCTGGAGCCTGATTTTGCCAACAACTTCCTGCCAGGCCAATATGAAAACGGCCCGGAAAGTGTTTTTTCCATACAGTTTAGTGAAAACGACGGTACACTATATGGCAGGCTGAATTATGGTGACGTACTGAGCCTGCCTCAGGGATTGGGCTGCTGTGACTTCCACAAGCCCAGCCAAAACCTTGTAAATGCCTATAAAACGGCAGCCAACGGCATCCCTATGTTTGATACCTATAACGATGCTGACCTTGACTACCATGCCCTGAACGATTACACGGTAGACCCACGACTGTACCACACTGTTGCCCTGCCGGGATTGCCGTGGAAGTATGACCCTGAAACTACGTATGTGGAGGCGTGGGTACGCAGTCCGGGTACCTATGGCTATACCGCTTCATTAAAAGAAAATGTCCCTGTAGGTTGTGGTTGTACGGTAAATATAGACCCTTTTTATGGCAATGCCAAGAACAGGATACAAATCCGTTATGCCGATGTGCTGCTTATGAGGGCAGAGGCACTTATTGAAACCGGCCAGCAGGATGAAGCATTGGTGCTTATAAATGAAGTGCGCAACCGCGCTGCAAACAGCACTGGGCTAATATCTGGTTATGCTACAAATACCAACATAAGCCCTTACATTAATGGCCAGAACTGTACCTGGACACAGGACTTTGCCCGCAAAGCTTTACGCTGGGAACGCCGCCTGGAGTTTGCCATGGAAGGCAGCCGCTTCTTTGACCTGGTGCGCTGGGGCGTGGCAGACGAAGTAATGAATGCCTATTATGCTGAAGAGAAGACCAAACGCGCTTATTACAACGATGCATTCTTTGACCGTAATAGGGAAGAGTATTGCCCCATACCTTTGGCACAGATTAACTTTAGCCAGGGTGTGTACCACCAAAACCCGGGTTATTAA